The genome window ATTtcttaatatgaaataattttgtagttaagaaattaatttgattatgcAGAAATAGCTTAGAAATTTAAAGTCTATTTCCTATTGAAATCTGAATTTATAGTAGTAATAGGATGCTTTCGAGTGTAACATGTTTTATTAATGATTctataacatacataaataagttCCATTAAAGTTGTTCCTCGCTTACTCATAGTCTCAAAAATAAGATGATTACGAGAGTGGTTTGAATTGTATTCTAGTAGACAGCTAATATGTCTCTACTCTGCTTTCTTGCAATAAATCAGAATAACAATTGAGTAAAGATTGGAGACTATTTGAACTTTTAATAGAATATGTTTACTTCTATTCTAGGCGGCACGAGATTTAATTTCTGCCTAAGTCGTGTGCTCGTTATCAACAAGATAGAATACGTTGAACTATAATTCTAAGATGTTGACTGATTACTAAAGTGAGAGAAGACAATACTAAACCATAATGATAAACTATTTTGATGCAGCTTGAGATGTTACTTGACCTACTGCTTGAAGTTGATGAAGACAGAGATTACTGTGTTTACTAGTTATAAATGACAACAAGCAAGTGCATATGagtttgtaatattatttattaatgcatttatttatagcgaAATACATAAACACACTTATCTATCCGTCTGTACATGTATATGTGAATATCACTTGAGCTTACAATCTATTAAAATGATTAATCAATGTGCTTACAATAACTGCGCGCATTAAGAGAACTTGCTGTAAGTTGCAAAGTCATCAATGTGCAATTTGTACTCCCTCAGATTGATGTCGGACCAAAGATCAAATTCTCGTATAACGTCGGCGGTCATCTCATCTTTGTGGCTGCCCACAACACCGCGACGCACAAACCTGTGTGGAGCAACACTTTTTACCGCTATAGCTTCGAGATGCCAGTTGCCACAAATTCTACAGCATTGCTTACCTGAACTCCTCCACTTCGCGTCCGGCTGCCGCCTTCATGCTCTCGAATTCCTTGGCATGATTGCAGGCCGGATTGTCTCGCATGCTCTCAAAGGACAAATGCTGGATCATCTGCTGCCTTTGCTCCACGCTAACGGGACGTTGCAGAAAATGCGCCACATCTTTGATGACCTCGTCGAGTTGCGTCTTCATGCGTTCATAGCTGGTGAAATAGATGTGATCCCTGTGGCGCAGCTGCCAAAAGTCGAGCACATGTGGCCAGCAGGGCGTAAAGTTCACATAGCCATCGATGAAGGAGTGCATAAAGTCCGCCTTCGTGCCCTGATATCCAACCATTCCCCGCCAGTGATGGAAATACGAAATGGCTGCATCCTTGGGATTGCGATACACATAGATAATCTTGGGCTTCTTGGTCCATACCTGGCGAGGCAGCAGCCAAGCGGGCAAATGTGATTTGATCAATCGTGGCGAACTCAAAGCATTCGCCGCTTCGATGGTGTCGTGTGGCACATTTGGCACAACGCCATTGAATCTGTGTTGAGTTCGAAATAGTTGTTAAAATCTTCTCATAAATGCAGTGAACTTTAACTTACTCCAAAAAGGGCGAACGTATGGTGAGATCCACGCTCTTGGCTGTGTCAAAGTCACAGTTATTCAGCACCAGCCAACTGAGCTCCTGCATCCAAGTGGTGCCGCACTTGGGCAGCGTCACTATCCACACATCATCCTCGCGCACCTCGAACTCATACACGCGATCCAGCACAGACTGAAATGTATCCGCCAGGCGGCAGAAGCGATGCTCCCACTGACCCACCACAGGCACGCCGGGCTCGCTGCTGGCATAGATCGAGGAGTAACCACCGCTGATGGCCAGTTTGTCGATCTGCTCGAAGGGCACGCTCCGCGCAAAGAAACTCGACTGCGGCATAATGGAGATTACGATTTAAATTCCTCTTCAGTATTTTTCAAGTTTCAATTCGTTTGCTAAGTTTGAATTCAGTCGCGTTCAACCGATCAGCTCAACAGTCGCAGCCACATTGAACGCAGCTCTCAGCGCAGCGAGAAATCAGCGGCAGAATTTCTCAACGCTGCGCTCAGCCCAAAGAGGTGCTCAAGTGATCGTGTTTGCGATCGTGATCGCTAGCAGCTAAACTGTTACTTTGGTTAATAATCACTAGCGAACTGCTTTGAGAAGGTGATGTGGAAGTAATAAAGTTTTCGTTAGTGAGCCCCTAAgacaataataattgatttttcaaTAAGAAGCTATTGTCGAATTAGcgactgtttatttttatgatttactAAGCTACGCCcactttttgtatttacttttttaagaCACTCAATAGCTTTTCATCATGCAACTGTTTGTAAATCTCAAATTAGTCaaactatattaattaaatcatCATGAAATGTTCGATAAATTGTTCCAAATATGATAACTAAAAGTCTGCGAAATAATTAGAAAGACATTGCGGAAATATCGTGACAAGTTTTTAGAGCTCAACTCGATCGAATACAAGTAGTGATagtaaaattgcattaaaataaatttaatggtAATTTGTTCATATTATAAATGATACTTTCAGTTTCCTGTGTCTGATCACATCTCTAATTGGTCTTCACTCCCCGTTTATGTGTGTATCCGTATTATATAATGGACACAACGAACGGCTTTGAGCTTTGTAAACAGACTCGTTTTCTGTTGGCGTcttcgattttgattttcgAAATGCAATATATACCTGAATGTGTTGTGTGAGGTAAGACTTTCTTTCGTTACTGGGTGTGCTCTCTTTTTTCATCGAGCGGCAAAAGaaagttttttgtgtgtgtgtggtgctAACCACACGTTGTCaactgttttttgtttgtttacctTTTTGTGATGTTGTCTTTCATATCGAAGGTGAAATTATGCGTACATCGTTGTTCAGCAATTTGGCCCAAAAGAATCGAAGTCATGCCTGGGAAGTAGTTAAACAGGTTGTTTGAATGCCGAACGTAAGCAAACATTGACGCACAATGAAATCGGACATAAAGGGAAGTCGAATCTTATATAGAAAGTATATCTATATGTGACTTCCACAAACATTGTCGTCATCTACCCGAAGATATTCTAATTTGTAACCTTGACCCAATGAGATAAATGTAAATTCCACTTTCCCATTTCGGGTTTTCTGTTGACATTGGAATGAGAATAACGATATCGCCCTATTTGTATTATGTATTTGCGTTTTTATTCgcgtttttgtttgtttttttgtttttacaataaatttgaCTAAATCTTAACATTTATAATCCTTAACCTGCAAGGAGCAAACAGATGTAGTAACAAATATACgcgtaagtatgtatgtagttcTTTTGTATAAAGATTTCcagattttgttgttgaaacAAACTGGATCGATCTAGTTGTAAGTATTTAGTAATAGAAATTTTTGAAGCATTTGTTTAAAGAGCtcgtatttaaaaataattgtttctttttcgctttcattttgttgttttttttttgttttttctttttttttttgtttgtaaatacTTATTAAGATGCGTATGCATGTCAtttgcacacatacacaaacgtacgttaaacacacacattaacaacaataaacgtatgtatatatgcacTCTCGTATATCTGTATTTGTGTAcagtctctgtgtgtgtgtttgtatgtgtgtgtgatggatttagaaaactttttgacaaatttgcatttggttCTTGGGTTCGAGTCGCGTTTATAAACTGtatcaaaaatgtttataacaGATACAAATAACAGTGTGAATGTTGAATGTGTTCTTTGATATAGTGTTCCgcgtgcacacacacactctctcacacacacacacatatatgtgtacatatatacatacatacatatataataataatatataaatatattctttgaATATGCTTATGCTTCGTAAAAgttgtatataaattgtatatatcaTAATATACTCTTATTATTCTGCCtttgctttcatttatttaccatactttcaatttcattttcattttcatgttgtttattttaacaaGAACGTATTATCGATTCGTATTAATTTACTTGttatataatgtataatatGTAATTTGTTCAGTCAATTAGATAAAAAAGATTTCAAAAAGGATTCACTTAATTATAAATGGTTTTGCATGTAGCTTGATTCTTCATAGATTTACATCAATATTaatcatatatagtatatatatatatattgtaggTATATGGGATAGTTCATAATATTGTGTAGATAGAAGGTAATTGTAACGGGCCCCATAGATTGTTTTCACACGTTACGTTTTTTGTGGATtcgaatttgttgttgttgctttgctaatcagatatttttttatatgtagtTATAGCATTGTAGATGTCTAATACTAGCCATAGTTCGTTTGCACTCTGCACTTCTTAGCATACCATCATTCTTTTTTCATTCCTGGagacacatacactcacacacacatgctcacacactcatacagCCGTCTTCTAGCTATGGCCTTGATATTGTGccttaatttaaaatttagtttggACATTTAAACTATGTGGTAGATATTTATGCCATTTAATAGAGATTGTCATCGTGTGTGAAAGGGTGGGGAGTAGAAGGAATATATGTAGACACACATACTACTACACATTGTACATGTATAGATGCAGTATGCAAGTGTTGATTATGCTTTTTTTATACCATTTTAGGTACTCTTGAGCGCACGCCTTGCTGCCTCCCTCCGAAGAGGAGCAGCAGGATTTCACTATGTTTGCTAGTTGttgtattttccttttttttgttgtatttgtattttgtattttattcatatataGCAAAACGACAAACagacacactcactcacacacaagcACGCATTCACGCAGTCAGTCACAcatacaatttgttgtttgtttttgtgatgttacttaaatattaaattttgagtCCAGCccaataatttttgttttttttttagttttttgtttttgctcttcAAACATTTGCGAcagtttttttgtatttgttagcCTGCATGTGtactgtctgtgtgtgtgtgtgttgtagtATATCCTTTTGCACATCCTTtggcacactcacacacacacacatgtacgtACACAAGGCAGTTGTGGAAGCGTTATTTAGTCGAGATATGTGTATGCAACAAACGACAAGAAGACAAGAACATTCTATGCAGATCTATGCCGAGAGAGTGCGACGCAAGTTGCAGCTCCTAGACCGGCTGCGCCGGCACTAGAGCATATCCTCCATTTCGTTCTCGCCAATTGTGGATGTGGCAGGCGCCTGGGCCGGCAGCGGCTTCAGAAAACCCGAGAATATTCTCCGGAAAGCCGTATGCTATTTGGAATTGGACGGCTTGTTGCCCACAGGCGGCTGCTTGGCCATTATATCGGCCAGCGTGTTCACGCCCTGCTCATCATATTTCTTCCACTGTGAGTAGTTGATCTGCATGCACGTGATCAGCTGTGGCATGTCAATGAAACCTGCCGGGAGACAAAGTATAAGTACAATAAGAAACAATCATAATCTGAGATCAACTTACTGTCCCAGGCGTGCATCATGTCCTGTATTATGTATTCGATGAAACCAATTTGGCTCTTTGGTATGCTGCATGTGGCACGATCGAACATGGGCATCACGATGGGCAGATGCCGCTGCTTCTCCTCGTCCGTCTGCATAAAGTACTCCTCGGCAATGCGACGCGCCCACTCGATGCAGTACTGCATTGGCCGGGCGGGATTGCTCACATCGGCCACCTTGATGAGCATGCGACGCATGAGTATCGAGGTCTCCTCCTCCGACTGCACCAGCTGCAAATAAAAGCAGGAAAAAAGTAGTTTAATATACTTTACAAAATACAATGTCAAAGCAAGTTTACTAGAACATTTCATTCTTGAATGTTCTTATTAATGGGAGGAATTAttcttaaacaaaataaactgtTGAAACGAATTTCAAAGAACTGCCTTCAAcaaatttgaagaaaattcttttaaatgcAGAACTTTGTACTTGATCCGTGAATTTTGCAAATGCTTAACTAGagaacacaaaacaaaaatgattgaAGCATTTTGTCTAACGATTCATTCTTGTATGTTCTAGCTTTTGGGATGAATCGGCCTTAAAAGATTACAATactaaaatgaattttaaaattcaataaaatcaagaattaaGTTTACAATTAGCAAACGCTAAATATAATAGAGAATTATAAAGCACAATTGAGTTTATCGAGCCTAAAAGttcatatttaaacaattctTAAAATGCCAACGTTCTTAAATCACGAATTTTAAGAATGTTCTGAATGCCACATGCATTTCTTTCTTGAATcttgaattcaattttcagTTCTAGTTTTGACATCGAAAATTCTTGACTAAAGAACGAATGAACTCGCTATATTGCTTAGCTTTATTTGTTACGTACCTCACGCGGTTCAACCTCGCTGCCAAAGACGCTAACAAACTTGGCCAAGTGCTCAAAGTGACGCGTCATTTCGGTGGCCAAAATCATATCGATAATTGTGCTGCGCGCTGACTTGTAAGTTTCCTTATCGAGGTTCTTAAATATGTTGATCTTGTCATCACCTGCAgttatatcaaatattataataatccGTTTAAGTTTCTGAGATCTTGAACTTACCCAGCGTCAACTTGAAAGTGATGGCCGCATGATGATTCTCCAGCACTGTTAGATCGTTATATAATATAGCCAGCGGATTGTTCGAATTAGAGAGAAAGGCTGAGGAACGCCCCGGATGATCGACATCGTGGGCAGCGGCCGCAATCAAGGCGGTGGCCTCGTCCATTCGATCCATTACCATCTCTCTGTTGGTCAGCTGTGTGATGAACGCGCCCGTTGCCTGCAAATTGGATAACAATtgtgataataataatagtgaaTTTTTTGGGGGGAGACAGATAAGCATATGGCTATTGGAAAATTCTTCCATCACGCACCTGCATAACATCTGCGGCGTGTGTGCTGTTGTGATATGTGTTGCTCTTATGATAGTGTGCCTCGATAACGGCCAGCCAGGCCTTGCATACGTTCTCATCAATATTCAGTGTGGCAAAGACATCGAAGCGCCGGAACATTTCCATGCCCAAGTACAGCAGTGGATGGTTATCGGTGATCTCTtccaatttgaaaatatcaaagTCCCAGCTAAGAGATTCTTCAAGCAGTTCCATGACAATCGGATTTGCCTAATATAGGAAATTTAACAGAtattaatgttttaaatatgatataattgcatacttaaataaaatgtcgATAATACCATAAAAATGCAGTTATCTGCAATTCATTATCTGTAAGatcataattcaattattgtaagtgctaatataaaatgttgatatttacacaaaaatcAAGGCAATTATctgtaatatataattaatataatcaactttacttttatgcatatttattattcttttaagccaatgaataaaaaaatgatcGTGCTACAACTTAACGGCAGCTGTGTGCTTAGCTGCAACTTTTTATGAAAAACTAATCATTCatttcaactatttatttaGCGAATAAGTGATTGTATTTAACTACTGAGAGGAGAGAAAATCCCAAATTAAAGTAATAGTCTCTAATGTGCCGTTAAACGCAATGCATTTAAGTTAAAAGAGAGAGTTTAGAGCCAATAATCTTCTTTATGTACAATTTGTGTACAATTTTATACAATGCACTAAAATAAACAATCTTTGTGCCAATAACTACATTTACTTATAATTAGTTGCATTATTATGAacttgcaattaaatatagtTGCAGTTATCGACAATATACACTATACGTACTTAGTACAATCGTAAACTTACCTTCATCTTGGCGGGCACAATCGCAGTGCGCGTAGAGTTGCCAGTGCGGATGATGGAGTCATTCGAGCTGCGACGGGACGAGTAAACGCTGGGGCCCTGAAAGTGGAAAGTTTCCATTTATTAAAGAGAGGATACCCATGAGGATTTGTTGTCTAGCTCACCGTTAAGAGAGCGCCAATTAGATCGGTTGCGATGGGATCATCGGTGCGTATCTCCTTCATTTGGGGACTGTAGAGTCCCTCGCGTTTGAGGAACTCCAAGACCTTGTCGATGAGGCGTGCCTCGTCGGCTGAACAATTCTCCTGTACTTGTGATAGTAAATTGATTATCTAAAGTGCGAGTGCGCAGTTTGTGTGTTGGTTTTGACCAGAGTTTGTTGatcgttttgttttcattcatttttatggtttgtttgatttcatttgatttgtgatttttgatttgttttaatagtttttggttttttatatttgtttttttttttattacaagcGACGCGCAGCGAGCAAAACAAACgaacgagcgagcgagcgaacgTGCGAACGATTGGAACCagttcatatatgtatgtacaatattattaccatcattattattattgtaattcatATTAGGTATTATCATTAACCAttatcgttattattattattattattgtgtgtgttgagttttTTTTAGCATGAGAGTTGGTTCAAGTTGTTCAAGTACACACATAacataaaagtaaaaagagaacataacaaataagagataaaaagagaataaatgtaaaaacaatagttttagtattttgtgcaatttcgaactgttgttgctgtagttgttgacTGTTTTTGGTTAATCAATTTGGCTGACTGAgtattgaatttttgttttggaattAGTACGTGttaaataatatgcaaaagtATTATCAAAAAACATTGTGCCATTAGATACGAATTATTAACTGATTATTAGTCTCAATTTTGCAGTTGCCATTGGAGTTCAGCTCATAAATCGTTGCAAAGTGCGAACTAGTTGAGCACAACTGCAGGGCACTGTAAATTTCatgtgtttgcgtgtgtgcaagtgcgtgtgtgtgcgctgtatttttttgtagtgcGTTGTTGCTAAATGCTGAACGAAATTGAACACACatcagacacacatacacacacacacacacacacacacaccacgaGCACGGACGATAATTTAGTATTGGGCACATGGGCACAGAAAGCATTCGGATGAAGGATGATGGAAGGGATGCGGGTGGATATAGTGAGCATGGAAAGGGGTGGAGAGAGGTCTGTCAACAGTTTTTCGTCAAAACCAATATGCGTATAGTGTAAGTACTAAGTGGAGTCATACTTTGGTAATGGGCGCCTCGAGGGGCAGCGATGTCAGCTTGGCCAAGCTGGTGCGTCGCAGTCCATCGGAGGCAATGGAGCGAACATCAAAGCTGCAGCGACGCACCGAATGCAGTGAGCCGCGTGGCGCCTCCTTTGGCTGCGGCAGTGTGGCAATAAAGTCCATACCGCCACCGGGTATATCAAAGTTGAAAATCAGATGTGTGGGAGCGCTGCAGTAtgaagagagacagagatataGACAGGTAGAACATTTTGTAATTGAGATGAATTTTCAGTGTTTCAGTGTTTGAGCTGCACTTACCTGCCAATGCAGGCCACAGGCACGACACGCACGTGCATGGGGATGCCCTCCTGGTTTTTGCGGCGCACCGTCAATATGCCATCAAACTCCTTAATGCTCTTGCCCTGCTCACTGATGGTGGACAGATCGGAGACAAAGATGTCCGCTAATGGCTTGCTAATTATTTCATCCTGCCAAATGCAAAGTGAATATCTCATTAGTTGTGCAccaaattgctgttgttgttgttgcaacttaCCAGCCGCATGTTGAGCAGACGTTCTGTGGCACGATTCGCGTACTGTATACGCAGCAAGTCGTCCGTGATGAGCACCACCTCCTTCAGCCGATGCAGTGCCGTATAGAGTGCCTAAAGAgggagagaatgagagagggagatagtgAGTGAGAGCGGCTTGCGGtttacatttacaatttgattaaaacgCCAGCAACGTTGCgccatttaattgaattaatacgTGCTGTTGGTTGCCTCGTTGCCTCGGTTGTTGGTTGCTTCGTTGCCTCGGGGCAGCCACCTGGGCAGAACGCGCATTAACTCGATTGCGTATTGCATTTACCTGTTGAGTGGACATGACATTATGGGGCCTTATGATTGAGTGCAGTATCTGCTTCAGTTCCACGCTGCACATGGCCAAGTTGGTTGTCTCGGCAATGCACTGCaacaatgaaaaaaacaaaatgcgtTTCAATATATCTTTTTACCCTGGGCTGGGCAATTAAAGTAAAAACTTACTCTATTAACGCCAGCGTCCAATAGAGCAATTAGCGCGTCATCCTTTTCAAAGAAACTGAGCGGGGCGGGGCGAGGCGGATGGGTGATGATGAGAAAACGTCGTTAAATACTGTCAAGGTGTCGCTCAGAGGTTAATTGTGCACTTACCTCTTCTTACAGACCGCAATTATTGTCGTTAAATGATGTCCATGTGTGTGACGTATTGTTCTGTCGAAGTAGACAAGAAGTTATATAGTGCAAAGTTAGTAACTGGCATTATAGTTCACCCAACActacgtatacgcaacattacgtatacgccacgtctctctctcactctctgtccTTCGCTCACCTTGCAATGTGCTCGGCATCGAGACCTTTTGTGGAGCGCGCATCAATTATAATTAGGTGATAGCACTGCGCTGTGGCATATGACTTTTGCAGAGTGTCGAGTGCCTCCTCCTTGGATTTAACCAGCGTTACGTCCAATTGATGGCGCTGACAGGCCAAGGTGACCACTTCGCAGATGCTATCCGATTTGTGAAAAACTAAAAGCGCCtgcaacgaacgaacgaacgaaccaATGAATGAATTGACACACGAATCGACATTAGTCAAATTGGACAGAAAAGCCATCAGTTGATGTCCCTTCCACATATATGTTATACTGAGTGAGATGTAGAAGGTGGCACGTGTCAGCTTACCTTAAGTTGAGGATTCGGTGGTAGCACGGTTGGATATTTCAAGTCCATGAGATTGCGCTGCAAAACAAGTCAAAAACAAGGTAAGTAAGGTAAGCAacagagtgagtgagtgagagcaGGTGAAACAACgtgtaaaatttaataaaaatctaCAGCGCTCTGGCTTTGCCATCAAAATAAGAGGGCTTAACTTCGGCTTCTGTCTGTGCCGTGTCAGTTTACGAGTGTATGAGGCTGTTCACTCTTTgctgtgcgtatgtgtgtgtgtgtcacatacaatgtgcgtgcgtgtgtttgtttgtgcgTCGCTCAAATgatgataaattaaaataaaattgcttgTGCCCCGACAGAAAATTGCTGGGGTGCCATTTGCCGTATTTGTGACTTGGCCTACAGATTTATTATGCTCGTATGAATAAATGCGATATGTGAAAATCGGGGATTtaatgcacacatacacacacacacaccgcacACCTTATTGGCTGCTGTGGATAATATACGGCTGCGTAAGCGTGATGTGTGTCAATTCGGTAATGGAAAAAACAAGCTGACGACATCAAAAGAAACCCCATAttcaaaaactatttataaccAAGCGTCTTTTccaattaccaaaaaaaaaaatcctaaTCGTTGATTTGAAAATCGATAATCGTAAAATAAGCATCACATACttatattaaacataaatcaaaattgccATTAGC of Drosophila nasuta strain 15112-1781.00 chromosome 3, ASM2355853v1, whole genome shotgun sequence contains these proteins:
- the LOC132793000 gene encoding sulfotransferase 1 family member D1 isoform X1 produces the protein MPQSSFFARSVPFEQIDKLAISGGYSSIYASSEPGVPVVGQWEHRFCRLADTFQSVLDRVYEFEVREDDVWIVTLPKCGTTWMQELSWLVLNNCDFDTAKSVDLTIRSPFLEFNGVVPNVPHDTIEAANALSSPRLIKSHLPAWLLPRQVWTKKPKIIYVYRNPKDAAISYFHHWRGMVGYQGTKADFMHSFIDGYVNFTPCWPHVLDFWQLRHRDHIYFTSYERMKTQLDEVIKDVAHFLQRPVSVEQRQQMIQHLSFESMRDNPACNHAKEFESMKAAAGREVEEFSVAPHRFVRRGVVGSHKDEMTADVIREFDLWSDINLREYKLHIDDFATYSKFS
- the LOC132793000 gene encoding sulfotransferase 1 family member D1 isoform X2, which produces MPQSSFFARSVPFEQIDKLAISGGYSSIYASSEPGVPVVGQWEHRFCRLADTFQSVLDRVYEFEVREDDVWIVTLPKCGTTWMQELSWLVLNNCDFDTAKSVDLTIRSPFLEFNGVVPNVPHDTIEAANALSSPRLIKSHLPAWLLPRQVWTKKPKIIYVYRNPKDAAISYFHHWRGMVGYQGTKADFMHSFIDGYVNFTPCWPHVLDFWQLRHRDHIYFTSYERMKTQLDEVIKDVAHFLQRPVSVEQRQQMIQHLSFESMRDNPACNHAKEFESMKAAAGREVEEFRFVRRGVVGSHKDEMTADVIREFDLWSDINLREYKLHIDDFATYSKFS